The sequence CGTGGCTAGCGGAAAGTGACTAAATTTTAGCAGCTCGCCAGCTAAAAACCTGCACCCAGCTCCGATAAAGCCCCCAAGCCCTGCAAAAAGCAAATTTACAAGCATTAGTGGCAGATGCTTGCAAAGCTAAAACCGCGCTTTGTAAGCTCCTCGATGTCCTTGCTCGCCTTCTCGCCCTTTGCGGTGAGGTAGTCGCCTATCACGATCGCATCTGCGCCATTTTCAAAGATCTCGTACTGCCTCTCGCCCAAAATCTTCTCCCTGCCGCCAGCTATCATGACCCTAGTTTCTGGCAGCGCGCTTTTGGTCTCACGCACGATTTTTAGGGCTTCATCCGCGCTAAGAGGTGGCTGAACAAGGCGCAGGGCGTCACTTTTTATGAAAAAATTTATAGGCGACGAAAATGGCTCAAGCTCTTTTAAGCTAGCTCTAAAGCTCACCCTGTCTGCCTCGCTCTCGCCAACGCCATAAATGCCGCCAGTGCAAAGCATTAGCCCAGCCCTTTTTGCGTCTAAATTTGTCTGAAATCTCTCGTCCCAAGAGTGCGTTGTGCAGATTTTGGGGAAATATTCGCGGCTTGTTTCAAGGTTGTGATTGTAGCTAAAAACGCCAGCATTTTTGAGCTCACAAAGCTGCTCGTAAGTCGCCATGCCGTTACATGCGATGAGCATCAAATTTGGCACTTCTTTGCTCACGGCGCGCGCCAAAGAAGCGATGTAGTCGGTCTTTTTGTCATTTAGCCTGGCGCCACTTGTGACTAAACAAAAGCCAAGAGCGTGGTTTTTATAAGCCATTTTGGCCTCGTCCACCACCTGCTGCACGCTTTTTTCTTTAAATTTCGTGATATCAGCGCCAGTTTTGGCACTTTGCGTGCAATAAGCGCAGTCTTCACCGCAGTTTCCCTGTGTGACAGAGCATATCGCACAAAGCATGATAGTCTTCATTTCTGATCCTTTTTTTGGGGCGTATTATAGCTTTGGTAGGTTTAAAATTTAAGTAGAGTGGCTTGAATTTATGAGAAATAGGTAAATTTAAATGTTTATTCCTTTGTTAAGGGGGAAGAGGCTTGAATTACGAAGTCGCTCCCTTCCCCCTTAACAATCCCCTAACCCCGACGACGTTAGAAGTGCATGCGATAGCGTTTTGCGCCGCATGCGTCATTTATGCCAGACAAACTCGCACAAATTTTAAAATTTCATGAGCGAGTAATTTCGGCTCTGATTTTATGGAAGTATCATACAAAAATCAGTAGTCAATTCTTGCGAGTGAGTGAAAATTTAAAATTTGCAAAAACTATTTTTTAGAAATTTAAAGTTTTACTTTTCTTGTAAATTTCCGCTCTCTCCTTTAAAAGACCTGTTTTTAAATTTGGCAAAGCGCTAAGCTCGTCAAAAAGTCCAAAAAGTGCGTGCTGCGGCGGCAGGCTAAGGTGGGTGAGGGATTTTAGAGATAAGATAGGCGAGTAGTCCTTGCTTTTTAGCCTAGCCACCAAGATCACAAGGCTGGTTAGCCCAGGCATCTGGCGTAAAAACTCTAGGCTTTCTATGTGGATAAATTTAGGCGAAAGTCCGTCGCCACTGATCTCTAAGCTCTTTAAATTTTGCAAATTTGAAAGCGCAGAGTAGTCACTTATCTTTTGAAAATTCTCCACCGCAAGGCTTTCAAGCCCAGTAAGTGTCGCGATCGGTGCGATGCTATTTACACTAGCACCAGAGCCGATAAAAAGGCTCTTTAGACTAGAAAGACTTGCTAGCGCATCAAGGCTCTCATACGAGCCCCATTTGATATGAAGGCTCTTTAAATTTCTTTGGCAGCACACCGCGTCAAAGAGCTCTTGAGGCATTTTGGTGCAAAAGCTAAGCTCGTCAAATGCGTCCTGCTCGCTTCTTAAAAAGTCGCACCACTCATCAAGCACCGCTCTTTTTTGCTTGGCGGTTTTATACTGCGGCGTGAAGCTATCTCCTAGCTGCGTGCAGTTTATCACAAGGCTCTTTTGCCCTTTATACTGGCTAACTTCTATGATGGTTTCAGGCATTTAAGGTCCAAATTTATAAGCCAAATTTAGGCTCAAAAGCTCAAATTTGGCTAGAAATTTTAATTTTCAGAGATAAGTGTCTTTTTCTTGCACTTTGTACACTCTATAAATGTGCCTTTTTTAAGCTCTTTTTTGATCATATCGCTACCGCATTCATCGCATTTTTGTGCGACTGGCTCGTAGTTTGAGATGAAGTCGCATTTTGGATAGTTGGCACATCCATAAAATTTACCGCGCCTGCTAAATCTCTCAACGATCTCGCCGCCACATTTTGGACATGGCACGTCAAGTTTTTTGAGCTCGCGTTTTGGCTTAGCTGCCGTTGCAGTGCCAGTTTCTGCGCTCTTTTCATTATCTTTTGCGACGTTTCTTGAGTATTTGCATTTTGGGAAATTTGAGCAAGCGATAAACTCGCCATATCTGCCCTTTCTAAGCACTAGCTCGCTTCCACACTCTGGGCATTTCTCGCCGATCGGAGTGGCTGTTTTTAGGCTTTTTATGCCAGTTTTGCCAGCGCTTATTTTTTCCATAAATGGATAGTAAAAGTCGCTTAGCACCTTTTGCCAGTCAGCCTTGTCAAGTGCGATCTCATCGAGCTTTTCTTCAAGATGCGAGGTAAATTCGCTATCGACGATGTTGCTAAAGTGCTCCTCCAAAACGCCTATCATGCTAAATGCGATCTCGTTTGGTATGAGCTGCTTTTTCTCGATCCTTACGTAGTCTCTTGATGTTAGCAGCGAGATGGTCGGTGCGTATGTGCTTGGGCGGCCGATGCCTAGGCTCTCTAGCTTTTTAACAAGGCCAGCTTCAGAGTATCTGGCTGGTGGCTCGGTGAAGTTTTGCGTGCTTTTTATGCTTTGCAAGCTCATCTCGTCGCCCTTTTTTAAGTTTGGCAAAATTTTATCCTTATCAAGCTCGCCATAAACCTTGTAAAAGCCGTCAAATAGCACTTTTCTGCCACTTATCTTAAACTCGCCTTTTTCGCTTGCTACATAGACGTTTTGCGTTTGGCTCACACATGCGCTCATTTGGCAGGCTAAAAATCTATTGTAGATGAGTGTGTAGAGTTTGAGCGCGTCTTTTTCTAAAAATTTAGCGGCGATTTGTGGTGTGAAGTTTAAATTTGTAGGGCGAATCGCTTCGTGGGCTTCTTGCGCGCCTTTTGAGCTTGTCGTGTAGCTTATCGCTTTGGCTGGCAGATACTCTTTGCCATAGTTTTGCAGGATATGCTCTCTAGCGGCTGCGACGGCCTCTTTGGCTAAATTTAAGCTGTCCGTTCTCATGTAAGTGATCGCACCCATGAAGCCCTCGTTTGTTTGCACGCCCTCATAGAGGCTTTGCGCGATCATCATTGTCTTTTTAGGGCTAAAGCCAAGGCGGTTGCTCGCACTTTGCTGAAGTGTTGAGGTCATAAATGGCGGGCTTGGCTGGATCTTTCTATCCTTGCTCTCGATCTCACGGACGCTAAATTTCTCATTTTGTAAATTTTCAATGATGTATTTTGCGCGGTCTGGATTTTGGATGGTTAGCTTTTCGATCTTTTGATTTTCAAATTTAACTAGCTCGGCGTCTAGATCTTTTTTAAAAACGGTGTCAATGGTGTAGTATTCGACTGGTTTAAACGCCTGGATTTCACGCTCGCGGTCAACTATTATCTTTAGCGCTGCACTTTGCACACGTCCAGCGCTTAAGCCTTTTTGTATCTTTAAATTTAAAAGTGGGCTTAGCTTGTAGCCAACAATGCGGTCAAGTAAGCGCCTTGTTTGCTGGGCATTGACGCTGTTCATATCGACGTGTCTTGGGCTTTTTAGAGCGTTTTGTATGGCGCTTTTGGTGATCTCGTGAAAGACGATGCGAGGCAGACTTGTTGGCTCTTTGCCGATGGCATTTGCGATGTGAAATGCGATCGCCTCACCCTCTCTATCCTCATCGGTCGCGAGATAAATTTCATCTGCACCCTTAGCAAGCTCTTTTATCTCTTTTACGATGGCGGAGTGATCGCTGCTGATGCGATACTCTGGGGTAAATTTATCATCCTCTATCTTGATGCCAAAGCTCGTTTTTGGCAGGTCTCTGATGTGGCCTTTTGAGGCGATGACGTTGTAGCTTTTGTCTAAGAAATTTTTGATAGTCTTTGCTTTTGCGGGAGATTCCACGATGATTAAGCTTTTCATTTATATATAGCCTTTAAATTTTTTGGCGTAATTGTAGCAGAAATAATTTTTTAGAGTGTAACATGTGAAAAATTTTTAGGTGAACGCGATTTTTGTTTTTTATAAAAAATTTTATACATAGCTCTAAACTTTTTTAAAAACCGATCGATATAGTTTTCGTGCGACATGAAGTCGTAACTTAAAACATAAAAGGATTTACAATGAGTTTTCGTATTAACACAAACGTAAACGCACTTAACACACACGCTAACGCAGTTAGCAACAACGTTGACCTATCTAAGTCACTTAACAAACTTAGTTCTGGTCTTAGAATTCAAACAGCTGCAGATGACGCTTCAGGTCTATCTATCGCAGATAGCTTAAGAAGCCAAGCTTCAGCTCTAGGTCAAGCTATTGCAAATGGTAATGATGCTATTGGTATCATTCAAGTTGCCGACAAAGCTATGGACGAGCAGCTAAAAATTCTTGATACTATCAAGACTAAAGCTACTCAATCAGCTCAAGACGGCCAAACAACTCAATCACGCCAAGCATTGCAAGCTGATATCGTTCGTCTAATGGAGGAGCTTGACAATATCGGTAACACTACTTCATTTAACGGTCAGCAACTACTAAACGGAACATTTACAAACAAAGAGTTCCAAATAGGCGCTTACTCAAACCAAACTGTTAAAGCAAGTATTGGTGCGACTACATCTGATAAGATCGGTCTTACACGTTTTGAGAGTTCAAAACTACTTACTGCTATGGGTGAAGTAAAACTTAAATTCTTAAACGTTGATGGCGTAAACGATGTAGGTGTTACATCTGCTGTTGTTTCAACTGGTATCGGTAAAGGCCTTGGTGCACTAGCAGAAAATATCAACAAAGTTGCTGATAAAACTGGTGTTAGAGCAACAGCTGATGTTACTTGGAGAGCAAGTGCCTCTATCGCTGGTGGTCAAATCAAGTCTTTAACAATAAATGGTGTTAAAATAGGTGACTTAGAAGTTCAAAAAAATGATGCTAATGGCGCACTAGTAAATGCTATCAATGCCGTAAAAGATCAAACAGGCGTTGAAGCTTCAGTTGATGCTGAAAGCGGCAAAATGGTCTTAACAAGCCGTGATGGTCGTGCTATTGTTGCAACTGGAAAAGATATCTCAAAAGGTCTTGGTAGTAAAGGTGTAGCTGGCAAAGGCACAGCTATTAGTGGCTTTGTTGGAAGACTAAACCTAGTTCGCCTTGATGGTAGAGATATCAAGCTAGATGCTGGCGGCGTTGCAAAACTATCAGTAGCATTCTCAGCAAATGGTGGCGCTCAACAATCTATCTCTTTAAGAGATGTAAGAGGCCAAATAAAAGGTGAATTGGCAACAGCTATGGGCTTCCAAAGAATGAGTGGAGCTTTAACAGTAAATCAATCTGCAGGTGTTATGACACTTCGCGGTGCGATGGCTGTTATGAGTATCGCTGAGTCAGCTCAAAAAACACTTGATCAAGTTCGTTCAGACCTTGGTTCAGTTCAAAACCAACTTCAAGCTACAGTTAATAACATAACTGTAACTCAAGTTAACGTAAAATCAGCAGAATCACAAATCAGGGACGTAGATTTTGCTAGCGAGTCTGCAACATTCTCAAAACATAACATCCTAGCTCAATCAGGTGCTTATGCTATGAGTCAAGCAAACAGCGTTCAACAAAACGTAATG is a genomic window of Campylobacter concisus containing:
- a CDS encoding biotin synthase; this translates as MKTIMLCAICSVTQGNCGEDCAYCTQSAKTGADITKFKEKSVQQVVDEAKMAYKNHALGFCLVTSGARLNDKKTDYIASLARAVSKEVPNLMLIACNGMATYEQLCELKNAGVFSYNHNLETSREYFPKICTTHSWDERFQTNLDAKRAGLMLCTGGIYGVGESEADRVSFRASLKELEPFSSPINFFIKSDALRLVQPPLSADEALKIVRETKSALPETRVMIAGGREKILGERQYEIFENGADAIVIGDYLTAKGEKASKDIEELTKRGFSFASICH
- the topA gene encoding type I DNA topoisomerase, which gives rise to MKSLIIVESPAKAKTIKNFLDKSYNVIASKGHIRDLPKTSFGIKIEDDKFTPEYRISSDHSAIVKEIKELAKGADEIYLATDEDREGEAIAFHIANAIGKEPTSLPRIVFHEITKSAIQNALKSPRHVDMNSVNAQQTRRLLDRIVGYKLSPLLNLKIQKGLSAGRVQSAALKIIVDREREIQAFKPVEYYTIDTVFKKDLDAELVKFENQKIEKLTIQNPDRAKYIIENLQNEKFSVREIESKDRKIQPSPPFMTSTLQQSASNRLGFSPKKTMMIAQSLYEGVQTNEGFMGAITYMRTDSLNLAKEAVAAAREHILQNYGKEYLPAKAISYTTSSKGAQEAHEAIRPTNLNFTPQIAAKFLEKDALKLYTLIYNRFLACQMSACVSQTQNVYVASEKGEFKISGRKVLFDGFYKVYGELDKDKILPNLKKGDEMSLQSIKSTQNFTEPPARYSEAGLVKKLESLGIGRPSTYAPTISLLTSRDYVRIEKKQLIPNEIAFSMIGVLEEHFSNIVDSEFTSHLEEKLDEIALDKADWQKVLSDFYYPFMEKISAGKTGIKSLKTATPIGEKCPECGSELVLRKGRYGEFIACSNFPKCKYSRNVAKDNEKSAETGTATAAKPKRELKKLDVPCPKCGGEIVERFSRRGKFYGCANYPKCDFISNYEPVAQKCDECGSDMIKKELKKGTFIECTKCKKKTLISEN
- a CDS encoding flagellin B: MSFRINTNVNALNTHANAVSNNVDLSKSLNKLSSGLRIQTAADDASGLSIADSLRSQASALGQAIANGNDAIGIIQVADKAMDEQLKILDTIKTKATQSAQDGQTTQSRQALQADIVRLMEELDNIGNTTSFNGQQLLNGTFTNKEFQIGAYSNQTVKASIGATTSDKIGLTRFESSKLLTAMGEVKLKFLNVDGVNDVGVTSAVVSTGIGKGLGALAENINKVADKTGVRATADVTWRASASIAGGQIKSLTINGVKIGDLEVQKNDANGALVNAINAVKDQTGVEASVDAESGKMVLTSRDGRAIVATGKDISKGLGSKGVAGKGTAISGFVGRLNLVRLDGRDIKLDAGGVAKLSVAFSANGGAQQSISLRDVRGQIKGELATAMGFQRMSGALTVNQSAGVMTLRGAMAVMSIAESAQKTLDQVRSDLGSVQNQLQATVNNITVTQVNVKSAESQIRDVDFASESATFSKHNILAQSGAYAMSQANSVQQNVMKLLQ